Proteins from a genomic interval of Rhodothermus marinus:
- a CDS encoding outer membrane protein assembly factor BamD — protein MLKSFRQIGTGWLLVIGLLVAGCAGSGRLRHSSPQEAFERAMEFYNQGKYDRAIEYFKAVFTYGRTHEWAADAQFYLARAYYQNKEYLLAASEYERFIQIYQIDPRVPQAEYERAMCYYKLSPPYELDQTDTRKAIEAFQLFIDRYPNHELVDDATQKIRELRAKLARKQYEAARLYERRELYEAAAVTYEAVFDAYPDTPWADDALVGAMRAYIAYAEQSVRARQPERYRRAVELYERLLQIFPESPLLRTAEALYTQARQRLTELEGDASLAQGQRQN, from the coding sequence ATGCTGAAAAGCTTTCGACAGATTGGAACCGGGTGGCTGCTGGTGATCGGCCTGCTGGTGGCCGGTTGTGCGGGAAGCGGGCGTCTGCGGCACAGCTCGCCGCAGGAGGCCTTCGAGCGCGCCATGGAATTCTATAACCAGGGGAAGTACGACCGCGCCATCGAGTACTTCAAGGCGGTCTTTACCTACGGGCGCACGCACGAATGGGCCGCCGACGCGCAGTTCTACCTGGCCCGTGCCTACTACCAGAACAAGGAGTACCTGCTGGCCGCCAGCGAGTACGAGCGCTTCATCCAGATCTACCAGATCGACCCCCGCGTGCCGCAGGCCGAGTACGAGCGGGCCATGTGCTACTACAAGCTCTCGCCGCCCTACGAACTGGACCAGACCGACACGCGCAAGGCCATCGAGGCTTTTCAGCTCTTCATCGACCGCTACCCCAATCACGAACTGGTCGACGACGCTACGCAGAAAATCCGCGAACTCCGCGCGAAGCTGGCCCGCAAGCAGTACGAGGCCGCCCGGCTGTACGAACGTCGTGAACTCTACGAAGCGGCCGCCGTCACCTACGAAGCGGTCTTCGACGCCTACCCCGACACCCCCTGGGCCGACGACGCGCTGGTCGGTGCCATGCGGGCCTACATCGCCTATGCCGAGCAGAGCGTGCGGGCTCGCCAGCCGGAGCGCTACCGGCGGGCCGTCGAACTCTACGAGCGCCTGCTCCAGATCTTCCCCGAAAGTCCGCTGCTGCGCACGGCCGAAGCGCTTTACACACAGGCCCGGCAGCGACTGACGGAGCTGGAAGGGGATGCTTCGCTGGCCCAGGGGCAACGCCAGAACTGA
- the guaA gene encoding glutamine-hydrolyzing GMP synthase: MHEKIVILDFGSQYTQLIARRVREAGVYSEIYPCTLTPDEVAALRPKGLILSGGPCSVYDPGAPQLPREMLELRREDGSPMPVLGICYGLQAMAQTLGGAVERADRREFGRAHLEIDDDSDLFAGVPSGTTVWMSHGDHLTRLPEGFEVIAHTENAPIAAVRAVDRPLYGVQFHPEVVHTDYGRQILQNFALRICGCRGDWTPASFIEEKIAEVRERVGDEHVILGLSGGVDSSVAAVLLHRALGDRLTCIFVDNGLLRKGEAEQVVATFRDHFHIRLKAVDAGALFLSRLEGVVDPEQKRKIIGATFIEVFEQATEELTRELGRRPRFLAQGTLYPDVIESVSFRGPSATIKTHHNVGGLPEKLNFEIIEPFRELFKDEVRAIGRLLQVPEVILHRHPFPGPGLAVRVIGPVTKERLDLLREADAIFIEELQRHGLYDQVWQAFAVLLPVQTVGVMGDERTYEYVCALRAVTSVDGMTADWARLPHEFLAHVSNRIVNEVRGINRAVYDISSKPPATIEWE, encoded by the coding sequence ATGCACGAAAAGATCGTCATTCTCGACTTCGGCTCGCAGTACACGCAATTGATCGCCCGGCGCGTGCGGGAGGCGGGGGTCTACTCGGAGATCTACCCCTGCACGCTTACGCCGGACGAAGTGGCGGCGCTGCGTCCGAAGGGGTTGATCCTTTCGGGCGGGCCCTGCTCGGTCTACGATCCGGGCGCGCCGCAACTGCCCCGCGAGATGCTGGAGCTGCGGCGCGAAGACGGCTCGCCGATGCCCGTGCTGGGCATCTGCTACGGGCTGCAGGCGATGGCCCAGACGCTGGGCGGGGCCGTCGAGCGGGCTGATCGGCGTGAGTTCGGGCGGGCCCATCTGGAGATCGACGACGACTCGGATCTGTTCGCCGGGGTGCCTTCGGGGACCACGGTCTGGATGAGCCACGGCGACCACCTGACGCGCCTGCCCGAGGGCTTCGAGGTCATCGCCCATACGGAAAACGCGCCGATCGCGGCCGTGCGGGCCGTCGATCGCCCCCTCTACGGCGTGCAGTTTCACCCCGAGGTGGTGCACACCGACTACGGGCGCCAGATCCTGCAGAACTTCGCGCTGCGGATCTGCGGCTGTCGGGGCGACTGGACGCCGGCCTCGTTCATCGAAGAAAAGATCGCCGAGGTGCGCGAGCGGGTAGGCGACGAGCACGTAATTCTGGGCCTCTCGGGCGGCGTCGATTCGTCCGTGGCGGCCGTGCTGCTGCACCGGGCGCTGGGCGACCGGCTCACCTGCATCTTTGTGGACAACGGCCTGCTTCGCAAGGGCGAGGCCGAGCAGGTGGTGGCCACGTTCCGGGATCACTTCCACATCCGGCTGAAGGCCGTCGATGCCGGAGCGCTGTTTCTCTCGCGCCTGGAAGGCGTGGTCGATCCCGAGCAGAAGCGCAAGATCATCGGCGCCACGTTCATCGAGGTTTTCGAGCAGGCCACGGAAGAGCTGACGCGCGAGCTGGGGCGCCGTCCGCGCTTTCTGGCCCAGGGCACGCTCTACCCCGACGTGATTGAAAGCGTGTCGTTCCGGGGGCCTTCGGCCACGATCAAAACGCACCACAACGTGGGTGGCCTGCCCGAAAAACTCAATTTTGAGATCATCGAGCCGTTTCGGGAGCTTTTCAAAGACGAAGTGCGGGCCATCGGCCGTTTACTGCAGGTGCCCGAGGTGATCCTGCACCGCCATCCGTTCCCCGGACCGGGTCTGGCCGTCCGGGTGATCGGTCCGGTGACGAAGGAACGGCTGGACCTGCTGCGCGAGGCCGACGCGATTTTCATCGAAGAGCTGCAGCGGCACGGCCTCTATGACCAGGTATGGCAGGCCTTTGCCGTGCTGCTGCCCGTGCAGACGGTGGGCGTGATGGGCGACGAGCGCACCTATGAGTACGTGTGCGCGCTGCGGGCCGTGACCAGCGTCGATGGCATGACGGCCGACTGGGCCCGCCTGCCGCACGAATTCCTGGCGCACGTGTCCAACCGCATCGTCAACGAGGTGCGGGGCATCAACCGGGCCGTTTACGACATCAGCTCGAAGCCACCGGCCACGATCGAATGGGAATGA
- the gcvH gene encoding glycine cleavage system protein GcvH: MEFPSELRYTKEHEWLRLEADGKEATVGITDFAQRELGDIVYVELQPVGTELAKDEVFGTVEAVKTVSELFMPVSGTIIAVNEALQDHPELVNQSPYGEGWMIRIAVKDPSEVETLLTAEEYAAMVG; this comes from the coding sequence ATGGAATTCCCCAGCGAATTACGTTACACGAAAGAGCACGAGTGGCTGCGGCTGGAAGCCGACGGTAAGGAAGCCACGGTCGGCATCACGGACTTCGCCCAGCGGGAGCTGGGCGACATTGTTTACGTCGAGCTGCAGCCCGTGGGGACCGAACTGGCCAAAGATGAGGTGTTCGGGACGGTCGAGGCGGTCAAGACCGTCTCGGAGCTGTTCATGCCGGTTTCGGGCACCATCATCGCCGTCAACGAGGCGCTCCAGGATCATCCGGAGCTGGTCAACCAGTCGCCCTACGGCGAGGGCTGGATGATCCGCATTGCGGTGAAGGATCCTTCGGAGGTGGAGACGCTGCTGACGGCCGAGGAGTACGCGGCCATGGTGGGGTGA
- the accB gene encoding acetyl-CoA carboxylase biotin carboxyl carrier protein, which translates to MDLERIRELLKIVAESGVAEVEIEEEDFKLVIRKNAPTIVMQSAPVPAYAMPYGMPQMMPTPAPAPVPAAQPVAAPAGVGSNPGSAAEAPAAQTDQSADGAPAAVKEKEKTYIVRAPIVGTFYRAPAPDADPFVEVGDRVKPGDVLCIIEAMKLMNEIESEVAGVVKEILVENAQPVEYDQPLFVIALD; encoded by the coding sequence ATGGACCTGGAACGCATCCGCGAACTGCTGAAAATCGTCGCCGAAAGCGGCGTGGCGGAGGTGGAGATCGAGGAAGAGGACTTCAAACTGGTCATTCGCAAAAATGCGCCCACGATCGTGATGCAGTCGGCGCCCGTGCCGGCCTACGCCATGCCCTACGGCATGCCCCAGATGATGCCGACGCCGGCCCCAGCGCCCGTGCCGGCCGCTCAGCCGGTGGCTGCGCCGGCCGGAGTGGGATCCAACCCGGGCTCGGCGGCTGAAGCTCCTGCGGCGCAGACCGACCAGAGCGCCGATGGAGCCCCGGCGGCCGTCAAAGAGAAGGAAAAAACCTACATTGTGCGGGCGCCGATCGTGGGCACCTTCTACCGCGCGCCGGCCCCCGATGCGGATCCGTTTGTCGAGGTGGGCGACCGCGTCAAACCCGGCGACGTGCTCTGCATCATTGAGGCGATGAAGCTCATGAACGAGATCGAAAGCGAGGTGGCCGGCGTGGTCAAAGAAATCCTGGTTGAAAACGCCCAGCCGGTGGAGTACGACCAGCCCCTCTTCGTCATCGCCCTCGACTGA
- a CDS encoding ABC transporter substrate-binding protein: MSRRGIQALLIGWLLGLMGLGAWAQPTEIPRIEAAETEFGQALQAFERGDYGLAYRQFRRVIDAYPAHRRTTAAWIMAAKALYRMGEYDHVIRWADEFVARYPTSRYRSEAERLRHLAEAALLRRRQAARLITLGILLPMDADNAPLTQALFDGIRLAVAAHNADSLAAPVRMVFRDAGNDPARVQAALRALLDEQQADLVIGPLYSEQARAAAEVAEQRGVVLVAPLATDERVSEARRFVFQANPTLTVRGELMARMAVYGLRLDSIGVVAQFGDPTAERMAEAFQAEALRLGAAVPFYKLLSDAQAWAQLVQHVGRDTLARVRALYLPLSGANAPLLARAALSSLDRSGLTPRVLGNAAWRDVQAALQASRYLLTFSNDFYVDTSRAEVKDFIRRHQALGRTEAPDRLVYTGYDVTRFLLTQLPDRAALVDLADRIRTAPFYQGLGIRLHFDGGQVNRALYFHRYRDGRLELLR, translated from the coding sequence ATGAGCCGCCGCGGCATACAGGCGCTTCTGATCGGGTGGCTGCTGGGCCTGATGGGGCTCGGCGCGTGGGCTCAGCCGACCGAAATCCCGCGCATCGAAGCGGCCGAAACCGAATTCGGGCAGGCGCTGCAAGCCTTCGAGCGGGGCGACTACGGACTGGCCTACCGGCAATTCCGGCGGGTGATCGACGCCTATCCGGCGCATCGGCGCACGACGGCCGCCTGGATCATGGCCGCCAAGGCGCTCTATCGCATGGGGGAGTACGACCATGTGATCCGATGGGCCGACGAGTTCGTGGCACGGTACCCGACGAGTCGCTACCGCTCCGAGGCCGAACGACTCCGGCATCTGGCCGAAGCGGCCCTGCTGCGCCGCCGACAGGCGGCCCGTCTGATCACGCTGGGCATTTTGCTGCCCATGGACGCCGACAACGCACCGCTGACCCAGGCGCTGTTCGACGGGATCCGGCTGGCCGTCGCGGCGCACAATGCCGACAGCCTGGCCGCACCGGTGCGCATGGTGTTCCGGGATGCCGGAAACGATCCGGCCCGGGTGCAGGCGGCGCTGCGGGCGCTTCTCGATGAACAGCAGGCCGATCTGGTGATCGGTCCGCTCTACAGCGAGCAGGCACGGGCGGCCGCCGAGGTGGCCGAGCAGCGGGGCGTCGTGCTCGTGGCCCCGCTGGCGACCGACGAACGGGTTTCCGAAGCCCGCCGCTTTGTGTTTCAGGCCAACCCGACACTGACCGTGCGCGGCGAACTCATGGCCCGCATGGCCGTCTACGGGCTCCGGCTCGACAGCATCGGCGTGGTGGCCCAGTTCGGCGACCCGACCGCCGAGCGCATGGCCGAGGCGTTTCAGGCCGAAGCGCTCCGCCTGGGAGCCGCCGTCCCGTTCTACAAATTGCTGTCCGATGCGCAGGCCTGGGCACAACTGGTGCAGCACGTCGGGCGCGATACGCTGGCCCGGGTGCGGGCGCTTTACCTGCCGCTTTCAGGCGCGAACGCACCCCTGCTGGCCCGTGCGGCACTGAGCAGCCTGGATCGCTCCGGGCTCACACCGCGCGTGCTGGGCAATGCCGCCTGGCGCGACGTGCAGGCGGCCCTGCAGGCCAGCCGCTACCTGCTGACCTTCAGCAACGACTTCTACGTCGATACCAGTCGGGCCGAAGTGAAAGATTTTATCCGGCGCCATCAGGCCCTGGGCCGCACGGAGGCGCCCGACCGGCTGGTCTACACCGGCTACGATGTGACGCGCTTTCTGCTGACGCAGCTGCCGGATCGCGCGGCGCTGGTGGATCTGGCCGACCGCATCCGGACGGCCCCGTTTTACCAGGGACTGGGCATCCGGCTGCACTTCGACGGCGGCCAGGTCAATCGCGCCCTGTATTTCCATCGCTACCGTGACGGACGGCTTGAGCTGCTGCGCTGA
- the efp gene encoding elongation factor P has protein sequence MADTSDFRNGLVLVWKGDLWQIVEFLHVKPGKGGAFVRTKLKNVRTGQVVDNTFRAGERVETARIERRPHQFLYEDELGLHFMNLETYEQITISPDLVPRRGFLKEGGEADVLVHAETETPITVEIPKHVELRVVETEPGVRGDTATGGSKPAKLESGAVIQVPLFINEGDVVRVNTETGEYITRVATAEAG, from the coding sequence ATGGCGGACACGAGCGATTTCCGAAACGGACTGGTCCTTGTCTGGAAAGGCGATCTCTGGCAGATCGTCGAATTTCTCCATGTGAAGCCCGGCAAAGGCGGGGCCTTCGTGCGCACGAAGCTGAAGAACGTGCGGACCGGACAGGTGGTGGACAACACCTTCCGGGCGGGCGAGCGCGTCGAGACGGCCCGCATCGAGCGCCGGCCGCACCAGTTCCTGTACGAGGACGAGCTGGGGCTGCACTTCATGAACCTGGAGACCTACGAGCAGATTACGATTTCGCCTGATCTGGTGCCCCGGCGGGGATTCCTGAAGGAGGGCGGTGAGGCCGACGTGCTCGTGCATGCCGAAACGGAGACGCCCATCACCGTCGAGATTCCCAAACATGTGGAGCTGCGCGTGGTCGAGACCGAGCCCGGCGTGCGGGGCGACACGGCCACGGGTGGCTCGAAGCCGGCCAAACTGGAAAGCGGGGCGGTCATTCAGGTGCCGCTCTTTATCAACGAGGGCGACGTGGTGCGCGTGAACACCGAGACGGGCGAATACATCACGCGCGTGGCCACGGCCGAGGCCGGGTGA
- the leuS gene encoding leucine--tRNA ligase — translation MAGYPFKEIEKKWQRYWDEHKTFRTAGPKEPGFDPNKPKYYVLDMFPYPSGAGLHVGHPEGYTATDILARYRRMKGYNVLHPMGWDAFGLPAEQYAIETNTHPRITTERNIARFRAQLKSLGFSYDWDREINTTDPRYYKWTQWIFLQLYKMGLAYEAEVPVNWCPALGTVLANEEVIDGKSERGGYPVYRRPMRQWMLRITAYADRLLEDLELLDWPESIKEMQRNWIGRSEGAEIEFPVVGLDARIRVFTTRPDTLFGATYMVLAPEHPLVDQITTPEHRAEVEAYRRQAQQKSDLERTELAREKTGVFTGGYAINPATGQQIPIWIADYVLGHYGTGAIMAVPGHDQRDWEFARKHNLPIVEVVQGGNLEEGAYEGDGPHVNSANDEVSLNGLHNEEAKRVIVEWLERKGLGKRSVQYRLRDWLFSRQRYWGEPFPIVHEVDEEGRRTGRTYPLDESELPVELPDLEDFRPQPAPDPDAEPQPPLARAVDWVRVRGWVTPEGTVRLLKPGVEPPPGVEIKNFHRETNTMPQWAGSCWYYLRYIDPHNDERFVDPEKERYWMPVDLYVGGAEHAVLHLLYARFWHKVLYDLGLVSTPEPFMKLVNQGLILGEMEYTAFRDAEGRWVSAEFVDDGIDVRTGQKLEAVKLKEDEVEKQGDFFVLKAHPEIRVEARAYKMSKSRGNVVNPDDVVEQYGADSLRLYEMFMGPLEQVKPWSTRGVEGVHRFLNRVWRLYVNDADGSLRVTDAEPTREQLRVLHRTLRRVTDDIEAMRFNTAIAAMMEFVNEANRWDTFPRAVAEPFVLMLSPFAPHIAEELWERLGHTESLAYEPWPEVNEEYLKVDEVEIAVQVNGKVRATVRIPAEADQETALAIARQHENVARYIDGKPIRRAIYVPGRIINFVVG, via the coding sequence ATGGCCGGGTATCCTTTCAAAGAGATCGAAAAGAAGTGGCAACGTTACTGGGACGAGCATAAAACCTTCCGGACGGCCGGTCCCAAGGAGCCGGGCTTCGATCCGAACAAGCCCAAGTACTACGTGCTCGACATGTTTCCCTATCCCAGCGGGGCCGGGCTGCACGTAGGGCACCCCGAGGGCTACACGGCCACCGACATCCTGGCCCGCTACCGGCGCATGAAGGGCTACAACGTGCTCCACCCGATGGGGTGGGACGCCTTCGGGTTGCCGGCCGAGCAGTACGCGATTGAGACGAACACGCATCCGCGCATCACCACCGAACGCAACATTGCCCGCTTCCGGGCCCAGCTCAAAAGCCTGGGCTTTTCGTACGACTGGGACCGCGAGATCAACACGACCGATCCGCGCTACTATAAGTGGACTCAGTGGATCTTTCTGCAACTCTACAAGATGGGGCTGGCCTATGAGGCCGAAGTGCCCGTCAACTGGTGTCCGGCGCTCGGGACCGTGCTGGCCAACGAGGAGGTGATCGACGGTAAGTCGGAGCGTGGCGGCTATCCCGTTTATCGCCGGCCCATGCGCCAGTGGATGCTGCGCATCACGGCCTACGCCGACCGGCTGCTTGAAGACCTGGAGCTGCTCGACTGGCCCGAGAGCATCAAGGAAATGCAGCGCAACTGGATCGGGCGGTCGGAAGGTGCCGAGATCGAGTTTCCCGTGGTGGGGCTGGATGCCCGCATCCGCGTGTTCACGACCCGGCCTGATACGCTCTTCGGTGCCACCTACATGGTGCTGGCGCCCGAGCATCCGCTGGTGGACCAGATCACGACGCCGGAGCACCGGGCCGAAGTGGAAGCCTATCGGCGCCAGGCCCAGCAGAAGTCGGATCTGGAGCGCACCGAACTGGCTCGCGAGAAAACCGGCGTCTTCACCGGCGGCTATGCCATCAACCCGGCCACCGGCCAGCAGATTCCCATCTGGATTGCCGATTACGTGCTCGGCCACTACGGCACGGGCGCCATCATGGCCGTGCCCGGCCACGACCAGCGCGACTGGGAGTTCGCCCGCAAGCACAACCTGCCGATCGTCGAGGTTGTGCAGGGCGGCAACCTGGAGGAAGGCGCCTACGAGGGCGACGGCCCGCACGTCAACTCGGCCAACGACGAGGTCTCGCTCAACGGCCTGCACAACGAGGAGGCCAAGCGCGTGATCGTCGAATGGCTCGAGCGCAAAGGGCTGGGCAAGCGCTCCGTCCAGTACCGGCTGCGCGACTGGCTCTTCAGCCGCCAGCGCTACTGGGGCGAGCCGTTCCCGATCGTGCACGAAGTGGACGAAGAAGGGCGCCGTACCGGCCGCACCTATCCGCTGGACGAGTCGGAGTTGCCCGTCGAACTGCCCGACCTGGAGGATTTCCGGCCGCAGCCGGCCCCCGATCCCGATGCCGAGCCCCAGCCGCCGCTGGCCCGCGCCGTCGACTGGGTGCGCGTCAGGGGCTGGGTGACGCCCGAGGGGACCGTCCGGCTGCTCAAGCCCGGCGTGGAGCCACCGCCCGGCGTCGAGATCAAAAACTTCCATCGCGAAACGAACACGATGCCCCAGTGGGCGGGCTCCTGCTGGTACTATCTGCGCTACATCGACCCGCACAACGACGAGCGTTTCGTCGATCCGGAGAAGGAGCGCTACTGGATGCCCGTCGATCTCTACGTGGGCGGGGCCGAGCACGCCGTGCTGCATCTGCTCTATGCCCGTTTCTGGCACAAAGTGCTCTACGATCTGGGGCTGGTCTCCACGCCCGAGCCCTTCATGAAGCTGGTCAACCAGGGGCTGATTCTGGGCGAGATGGAGTACACGGCCTTCCGCGATGCCGAGGGACGCTGGGTGTCGGCTGAGTTTGTGGACGACGGCATCGACGTGCGCACCGGCCAGAAGCTGGAAGCCGTCAAGCTCAAAGAGGATGAAGTCGAAAAGCAGGGCGACTTCTTCGTGCTCAAGGCGCATCCCGAGATCCGTGTGGAGGCCCGCGCCTACAAGATGAGCAAGAGTCGGGGCAACGTGGTCAACCCCGACGACGTGGTCGAGCAGTACGGCGCCGACTCGCTCCGGCTCTACGAGATGTTCATGGGGCCGCTGGAGCAGGTCAAGCCCTGGAGCACGCGCGGCGTCGAGGGCGTCCACCGCTTCCTGAACCGGGTCTGGCGCCTTTACGTGAACGACGCGGATGGCTCACTGCGCGTGACCGACGCCGAACCGACGCGGGAGCAGCTCCGCGTGCTGCACCGGACGCTGCGCCGGGTGACGGACGACATCGAGGCGATGCGCTTCAACACGGCCATCGCCGCCATGATGGAGTTCGTCAACGAGGCCAACCGCTGGGATACGTTCCCGCGGGCGGTGGCCGAGCCGTTCGTGCTCATGCTCAGCCCGTTTGCCCCGCACATCGCCGAAGAGCTCTGGGAGCGCCTGGGCCACACGGAGTCGCTGGCCTACGAACCGTGGCCGGAGGTGAACGAGGAGTACCTGAAGGTGGACGAGGTCGAGATCGCCGTGCAGGTGAACGGCAAGGTGCGGGCGACCGTCCGAATCCCGGCCGAGGCCGACCAGGAGACGGCGCTGGCCATCGCCCGCCAGCATGAAAACGTGGCCCGCTACATCGACGGCAAACCGATCCGGCGGGCCATCTACGTGCCGGGCCGCATCATCAACTTCGTGGTGGGCTAA
- the bshB1 gene encoding bacillithiol biosynthesis deacetylase BshB1 translates to MEDRRVVLIEDAEPGRPLDVLALAAHPDDVELCAGGTVCLLARQGYRVGIVDFTRGELGSRGTPEGRLEEATEAGRIIGLAVRENLGLPDGRLEDSWEQRLAVVQAVRRYRPHIVLINAPECRHPDHGAAARLAASALFMAGLRRIETFEPDGTPQEPWRPHHVLHYMQAVPFEPTFVVDVTEVWEQRIEALLAFRSQFYNPEYEPAEDEPETFVSNPEFFRWIEARARSYGYMIGATYGEPFLYRHGPVGVRDLMAVLRHEKPYR, encoded by the coding sequence ATGGAAGATCGGCGTGTGGTGCTCATCGAAGATGCCGAGCCCGGCCGGCCGCTCGACGTGCTGGCGCTGGCGGCGCATCCCGACGACGTGGAGCTGTGCGCGGGCGGCACGGTCTGCCTGCTCGCCCGCCAGGGCTACCGGGTGGGCATTGTGGACTTCACGCGGGGCGAGCTGGGCTCGCGCGGCACACCGGAAGGCCGTCTGGAGGAGGCCACCGAGGCCGGCCGCATTATCGGGCTGGCCGTACGCGAAAACCTGGGCCTGCCCGACGGACGCCTGGAGGACTCCTGGGAGCAGCGGCTGGCCGTCGTGCAGGCCGTCCGGCGCTACCGCCCCCACATCGTGCTGATCAACGCGCCGGAGTGCCGCCATCCCGATCACGGCGCGGCCGCTCGCCTGGCCGCTTCGGCGCTGTTCATGGCCGGGCTGCGTCGCATCGAGACCTTCGAGCCCGATGGCACTCCCCAGGAGCCCTGGCGCCCGCACCACGTGCTCCACTACATGCAGGCCGTGCCCTTCGAGCCCACCTTCGTGGTGGATGTCACCGAGGTCTGGGAGCAACGCATCGAGGCCCTGCTCGCCTTTCGCTCCCAGTTCTACAATCCCGAATACGAGCCGGCCGAGGACGAGCCGGAGACGTTCGTTTCCAATCCCGAGTTTTTCCGGTGGATCGAGGCGCGCGCCCGGAGCTACGGCTACATGATCGGCGCCACCTACGGCGAGCCCTTTCTGTACCGACACGGACCGGTGGGCGTCAGAGACCTGATGGCCGTGTTGCGTCACGAAAAACCGTACCGTTAA
- the accC gene encoding acetyl-CoA carboxylase biotin carboxylase subunit has translation MFRKVLIANRGEIALRVIRTCRELGIKTVVVYSTADRDSLPVRFADEAVCIGPPPSSESYLRIDRIIAAAEVTGADAIHPGYGFLSENADFSAICADNGLKFIGPSPEAIRLMGDKSLAKETMRKAGVPVVPGSDGVIENVKEGLRVAAEIGYPVMIKAAAGGGGRGMRVVQREEDFERQFNAARREAEAAFGRPDVYLEKFIVQPRHVEIQVLGDGKGNVIHLGERECSIQRRHQKLLEEAPSPIMDEDLRRRMGEAAVRGAQAVNYEGAGTIEFLVDANRNFYFMEMNTRIQVEHPVTEEVTGFDLIEQQLRIAMGEPLPPQEAVRIEGHAIECRINAEDPFKNFSPSPGKITVFHPPGGPGVRLDTHVYAGYMIPPYYDSMIAKLIVRAPTRQQAIRRMLRALEEFVIEGVRTTIPFHRQLLEHPDFQAGRFDTRFLETTFRLEPEPTS, from the coding sequence GTGTTTCGCAAAGTACTGATCGCCAACCGGGGAGAGATCGCGCTGCGGGTGATCCGCACCTGCCGCGAACTGGGCATCAAGACCGTCGTGGTCTACTCGACGGCCGACCGCGACTCGCTCCCCGTGCGCTTTGCCGACGAGGCGGTCTGCATCGGACCACCGCCTTCCTCCGAAAGCTACCTGCGCATCGACCGCATCATCGCGGCCGCCGAAGTGACCGGCGCCGACGCCATCCATCCGGGCTACGGTTTCCTGTCGGAAAACGCCGACTTCAGTGCCATCTGTGCCGACAACGGATTGAAATTCATCGGCCCCTCGCCCGAAGCCATCCGGCTCATGGGCGACAAAAGCCTGGCCAAAGAGACGATGCGGAAGGCCGGGGTGCCCGTGGTGCCCGGCTCCGACGGGGTGATCGAGAACGTGAAGGAAGGGCTGCGCGTGGCGGCCGAGATCGGCTATCCCGTCATGATCAAAGCGGCGGCCGGAGGCGGCGGACGCGGGATGCGCGTGGTGCAGCGCGAGGAAGACTTCGAGCGCCAGTTCAATGCGGCGCGCCGCGAGGCCGAGGCGGCCTTCGGACGGCCCGACGTCTATCTGGAGAAGTTCATCGTCCAGCCCCGCCACGTGGAGATTCAGGTGCTGGGCGACGGCAAAGGGAACGTCATTCACCTGGGCGAGCGCGAATGCTCCATCCAGCGGCGCCACCAGAAGCTGCTGGAGGAAGCCCCTTCGCCCATCATGGATGAAGACCTGCGGCGACGCATGGGTGAGGCGGCCGTGCGCGGCGCCCAGGCCGTCAACTACGAAGGGGCCGGCACGATCGAATTTCTGGTCGATGCCAACCGTAACTTCTACTTCATGGAGATGAACACCCGCATTCAGGTCGAGCACCCCGTCACCGAGGAGGTGACGGGCTTCGACCTGATCGAACAGCAGTTGCGGATCGCGATGGGCGAGCCGCTGCCGCCCCAGGAGGCCGTCCGGATCGAGGGACACGCCATTGAGTGCCGCATCAACGCGGAGGATCCGTTCAAGAACTTCAGCCCCTCGCCGGGCAAGATCACCGTGTTTCATCCGCCGGGTGGGCCGGGTGTGCGGCTCGACACGCACGTGTACGCGGGCTACATGATCCCGCCCTACTACGATTCGATGATCGCCAAGCTGATCGTGCGGGCACCCACGCGCCAGCAGGCCATCCGCCGCATGCTGCGGGCGCTCGAGGAGTTTGTCATCGAAGGGGTACGCACGACCATCCCCTTCCATCGCCAGCTGCTGGAACATCCCGACTTTCAGGCGGGGCGGTTCGACACGCGCTTTCTGGAAACAACTTTTCGCCTGGAACCCGAGCCAACCTCCTGA